The Dehalococcoidales bacterium region TTGTGAGCTCCTTTCCGGTAATTTTAAGATATGCGTCTTCAAGGCTTGGTTCTTTATAATATGCTGAACGAATGACGGCTCCGGTTGAATGTATAAAATCTGTAGTTTCTTTGAAATCCAGCTCTTTGCCTGAGATTGAAAGACTGTTACCGTTTATTTTTACCTCTGGATATTTCCCGCGTATCTCGTCGAGCGCTTTCAAGGTGATGTTCCAGGCATGGACTATGATGGTGTGCTTATCCATCGAGCGCGTTTTCAGATCCAGACTGCTTCCGAGTGCGGCAATTTTACCCGCATCCATAACAGCTATATTATCGGAAAGGAAATCCGCCTCTTCCATGTAGTGAGTGGTAAGGAGAATTGTTTTTTCCCCTTTGAGGCTGGCAATGTATTCCCATAACGCTCTTCGTGCTTGTGGATCAAGCCCAAGGGTGGGTTCATCTAAAAAAACTATTGCCGGATCGGCTATAAGCGCCATGGCAATACTAAGGCGCCGTTTCATTCCTCCGGAAAATTTCCTGACTTGATCTTTGCGCCTTTCCCCCAAGCCCATAATTTCAACCAGCGCTGCTGACCACCTGCTGGCTTTATCCGGAGGAATTCCTCTAAGTTTGGCAATCAGTTCCAGGTTTTCAAGTGAGGTTAGGCGTTCAGAAAGCGTCGTTTCCTGAGGAGAAACACCTATGACATTTTTTACGGACATTGCTTCTTTGTTAATATCAAATCCCATGATGCGGGCGGTGCCCCGGGTGGGTTTTAAAAGACAGCAAAGCATATTGATGGTAGTTGTCTTGCCGCTGCCATTCGGGCCGAGCAGAGCCAGCAGCTCTCCCTTGCGTATGTCCAAATTCAGATTATCGACAGCCCGTGTTACCCCGAATGAGCGGCTGAGTTCAAAAGTCTGAATTGCAAAGCTATCATCGATCGGCCGGTCATATGCTTCCTGATCCAGTTTGGTCCTCCATGACTTCTACTGTGTTATTCTATCACAAAAATGGACTGTGATATATGATTTTTTAGGTCTTATCCGGAAAAAATAGTGGATTTCAGTATCAACGAGGACTATTTAAAAATGTGAAAAAGTAAGCCAAGCCGTCCACGACTCACCAGATAGGTGCCAGAAAAACGCATTACTTCTTTAATTTGCTGCCGGTATTTCGGAGCATAACAATGATCAGGACATTTCCGGCAGGAAGGCTTGGGATCAAACGGGCATTGCATCAGTTTAGCAATGCCGTGGTTGAATAACCGTTCACAGTCTTCGCACAGAGAGACCTCTTTTTTGTTAATAGTCTCTTCAAGTCTTTCGTCGATAATTTTTACAGCATGCCTGGAGGTTTGAGTGTGTTTTCTGCGACAGTAGACATCGATGAATTCCGCCAGTATTCTTATATCGGTAGCTTTCTTTTTATCCAGATTATCAAAAAGTCGGGACATAATAGCCGTTATTCTTTATCCAGCTCCAAGATTTCTGGAGAAAAAGGGTCATGGTATAATTCAAGTTCATATACTGATTGCTGGGCGGCGTCTCTTAACAATTCATCCGGAGATTCCAAGAGGCTGTTCAATGCCTCTTTGGATTCCTTGCCTCCTATTTTACCCAGGGCTTCTATAGCTGCCAGCTGGACATCTCTATCATCATCCTCAAGCAAGGGGATCAAGGCATTAACCGCATCTTCCTCTCCAATTTCTCCGCAGGCGCAAGCAGCCTCGTAACGCAGCTCAGCATCGTTGTTTTGTAGTTGGGGCATCAGAATCGTAAGCCAGTAAGGGTTGCAGTTGACCCCCATAGAATAAACAGCGCTCAATTTAAATTCCCGGTTGTCATTTTGGAAGGCTTCTTTTATAGCTGTGTGGACTTCGGCTAGCCCCAATGGAGAGACAGCCTCCAGTGATCGGCGCCGCAGCTCATTGGACTTATCCGGGTTGTTAAAGATAGAAAGCAGAATATTTGCGAGTTGCTGTTTGGCGTCTTGTTTATTATTCAGCTCGGCATCCAGACAAAATCGTTCCAAAGCCTGGACTGAACAAATTCTGACTTCTTCGGATTCATCTTCAAGTGCAATTGCAATCAGCTTGCGTTGTAACCAGTTTTGACGGTTTTCCCACAGTCCGTTGATGGAGACGAGGCGTATCTGGGGATCTTCATCGTCAAGACCAAGCTTTAAAATAACATCGAAGTTCAACTCCACGTTATCTTCTGCGAGGTCTTTGAGCCTCAATATGATATTATATCTTCGTTCAGGACCGAGTTCATTCCAAGCGTCACGAAATTTTAAAAATGACTCTGATGACAGGTCGGAAAGCTCAGCGAGGTGGCTTGACGAAACGGGATCGTCGGTATTTACCAGGCTGCTAATTACTTCATCCAGGGTAATAGGAATACTCAAGTAAGGGCGGTTAATCTTCCTCGTCTTCTTCGTCGTCATAATACTCTTCGCCCTGTTCCCAAATGGGCTCAGTAAAGTAATCGATATAATCTTCCATGGCTTCAGCAGCAAACTCCTTGATTCGTTGCTGAGTTTCCTTGGCTACTTCAGCCAGATCGGCGGTATCCAGTTCGATGCCCAGCATTGGCTTGAGTTTGTCAAGAACAGCCAGTGCTGCCATTGGGTTTTGAATGCGATGGGAGTACGAAGGGACATCACCCAGGAGACATATGCCGTCTATATTGCGCTCTTTGGCAACGCCAAGAAGAAGGCCGTTCAGGCCGCTAATCTGCAAATTGCCGCCCCGGTTTAAGTTCAACCTTTCAAGTTTCTCAGCCATAGCCGGATTTGTAGCTACTCCACGTACAGAAGGTTGTTCGGTATGGTGCATTCTGGTCATCGCGGCGGCACAGGTATAAACACGGCTCATACGGAACCGACTTCCGAGGTCCAATATGGCATTAGCCATATCGTATGCCTTAGATGCTGGCTGGGCATCCCCTATAAAAAGAATTAAGTCGTTTGGACCGGTCGAATTTTTATAGTAAAAAAACCGGCTTTGCGGGAAGCTTGGTGCTTCTACAATATTGTTGCGTGCCAGCACTCCTATCGGTTCAAAGAAATACATTGGTTTTATCTCTGCCAAGTCTTTGAAAGGCAGCTTTTCTAGCAGGTAGGATGCAATAATCAGCGCAACTGAAGAAACCCCAGGCCATGCTGCAATCAGGTTTGGTTCGTTGAGCTTCGGCCGGGCAATTATTTTTATGAGCTCTCTTGTGTCCATCATTTCAGTCCGGTTCCTTTAATTGAAAGCTATTTGGATGCTACAGATATTTCGTGGCAATAGATTGAAGGTGTATGAAGGGAGCTGCCTACCCACCGCCCATCATTCCCGATAGCAGCTATGTCCTTAAGGATTTTGTATACGTTTCCGTGAATCATGGTGTTTTTTACGCGACCAGCGATTTTCCCATCTTCGATCTTATATCCAAGCAAAACATTCCCGGAAAAATCTCCGCCCAGAATGTTTCCTTGTTCGCCACCCATTAATTGTTCGATTATCAGCCCTTCTTTTATATCGGAGATCATTTCTTCAAAAGAGGTGTCCCCGCCCTTTATGATTAGTGCGTTGATTCCTGGCGAAGGCAGGCTCCCTCCGCTTCGATTACCATTACCAGTGCTGACAGTCCCAGCCAGGGCTGCTGTATGCAGGTCGTAATAGAAGTTTTCCACTGTTCCCTGATTGATGAGCGGCATTGCTCGAGTGGCGATGCCTTCATCATCAAATGGTGAGCTGGCTGCTTCAAAATCAGAAGTTGCATCGTCAATAATACTAAGATCAGGGCTGAAGAGTTTCGTCCCCAGTTTTCCTTTTAATGGAGAAGCCCCTTCAAGTACCATCTTGCCATTAAATGCACTCACCAGCGGTGCTATCAAGGCATTTTCAACGCCATGTGGAGTGAAAACAACTGGCATGGTCTTGGAGGAAATAGCTGTCTGGTCTTTCGCCCATTCCAGCTGGCGCAATACGTTCGAGACTACGTCTTTCCCAGAATAAACAGGGTGGCTGGAGTACTTTCCATCACCTACAAAAAGCATGTCGGTACCACGCACAAGCGTGCCGCCGATTCCGAAGCTAAACAGACCGGAATAGGATTTTGCCTGCAGGCCATTGGAGTTCAAGATAGTAATATTACCGCTGTGTCTGCTTATTCCAGCATCACAAATGATTTCAGGGGAGGCTTTCGTGACAGTATCTATTAGCTCCTGACCCAATTTAACCATATCCTCGATCGTTATCTTTTCTATGGCAGCGTCGTAGGTCTTTACTGGTAGGTATTGCTGAGGTGATGGCAGCTCGAAACGAGCTTTCATGCCGAATTCAGCAGTTTCTACTGCCATAGTTACCAGCTTTTCAGGTTCTTCAGAATTGGTAGTAACGCCATATCCAACACGGCCATCCTTTATGATGCGAAGGGCGATAACCGTACTTTGGTTGCTCTCGATATTTTTCAGGCGGTTTGACTCGAATTCAACCGGAATTTCCTCGTCTGAGTAACTAAATACCTCGGCAGCTTCGCATTGTTTGAGCGCAAGATTGAGGATTTCTTCCATTTACTGTCCTCCCACGAGGCATTTGCGTATGCGAATGTGAGGACTCCCGTTAGATACGGGTAGAGGTGATTGGCCGCCCTTGCCGCATCCCCCGCCCTGGTTCATGTCCAGATCGTTGCCGATAGCGTCAATATTATGAAGGGTGCTGAAGACATTTCCGCTGAGGACTACCGGTTTGATAAGTTCGGCGACTTTACCGTTTCTTATCATATATGCTTCTCCGCCGGAAAAAGTAAACATTTCCATGCTGGTAGTGCCGCCATACCAATTTTTTACATAAATACCCTCTTTGATATCAGACAGCATTTCTTCGAATGTAGTCTTTCCTGGTTCTATATAAGTGTTACTCATGCGCACTATAGGCTGGTGGCGGTAGCTGATAGCCCTGGCGTTACCGGAGGGTTTTTCCTTCATAATGGCGGCAGTTTCTTTGGAATGTAGCCTGCCTACTAGTTTGCCTTCTCTGATCAGGTAAGTCTTTTGGGAAGGGGTTCCTTCTTCATCATAGCAATAAGTGCCACGTAAATTTGGCATTGTGCCATCGTCAATAATATTAAGCTCGCTGGAACCAAAGGCTTTTCCGAGGGTCATTATCTCTCTCAAGCGCTCGTTTTCATAAACAAAGTCTGCTTCAGAAAGGTGGCCGAAAGCTTCATGGGTAAACACCCCTGCGATAACAGGATCGAGTATAACGGTATATTCTCCGCCTTTTACACGTGGGGCTTCGAGCATTGCTACTGCTTTTCTGGCAATATCCTGAACCTGCTCCTCAAGCCCGGTAATATCATTAAAATTCCCGGTAGACCCAAGGCTGATGCCTGATTGTTGAACGTCACTATCTTTTCCAGCTATGGCGCTCATTCTTAGGCTAACGTCCGCTCTTGACTGTTCGATAAAGCTTCCTTCGGAATTAAGAAAAATACTAGTTTTGTACCCATCTCCGTAACCGATAAAAGAAGTATTCAAGGGAGCGGCCTGCCACATTAATTCATTATAGGAATCCAGCAATTCCTTCTTGGTGCTAAGATTGATTTCACGAGGGTTGTGAAGCGGAGGTGGAGTCTTTATTACGACAGGCGCAACGTCTGCCAATTGGCTTTGGCGGTTACCGGCAAGACGGGCGCTGTCCAGTGCTCTTTCCAAAGAGGTCCTAAGGTTTTCAAAACGGTTAAAGGTAGAAAAACCCCATCCGCCACGGTATAGTACCCGAATGTTTCCTCCGGCAGAAGAAGATTCGCTAACGGTTTCAAGCTCCCGCCCCCGGTAACTCAGCCTGCATGATGTGCTGGCTTCAAGACGGGCTTCAATATACTCCGCTTCCTGGTTATATATAAGAGATTTTAAGTCGTGGGCAACTTCATTAATATGCGGCAAAGGATCGTTTCCTTATATACAAAATAAGATGGTTCTAATGGTTAGTTTAACGGCCTTGCATTGTGTTGTCAATTCTGATAGAATGCTCCCTTGTCAACGCTGATTTTTGAAGTTTAAACCTCTAAAGTTGTGTAATTGACAGCCCCGCAAAAGATGTGATAGGATATCTTTTGCCCTAAGAGCAGTACTTTAACAACTGGATAGCGGAAGAAAGTTAAAAAACCCTTTATATTTTCGGAGAGTTTGATCCTGGCTCAGGATAAACGCTGGCGGTGTGCATTATGCATGCAAGTCGAACGATTCTTCCCGCAAGGGAAGGATAGTGGCAGACGGGTGAGTAACACGTAAGTAACCTGCCCTTAAGTGGGGAATAACTTCGGGAAACCGGAGCTAATACCGCATGTGATGGCTTTCTGATGGAAAGTCATTAAAGCCGTAAGGCGCTTGAGGAGGGGCTTGCGGCCGATTAGCTTGTTGGTGGGGTAAAAGCCTACCAAGGCTACGATCGGTAGCTGGTCTGAGAGGACGATCAGCCACACTGGGACTGAGATACGGCCCAGACTCCTACGGGAGGCAGCAGCAAGGAATTTTGGGCAATGGGCGAAAGCCTGACCCAGCAACACCGCGTGGGGGATGACGGCCCTCGGGTTGTAAACCCCTTTTCTCAGGGAAGAATAATGACGGTACCTGAGGAATAAGCTTCGGCGAACTACGTGCCAGCAGCCGCGGTAATACGTAGGAAGCGAGCGTTATCCGGAATTACTGGGCGTAAAGCGCGCGTAGGTGGTCTTTCAAGTCGAATGTGAAATTTCCCGGCTTAACCGGGAAGGGTCATTCGATACTGTTGGACTAGAGAGCGGCAGGGGGAAGCGGAATTCCCGGTGTAGTAGTGAAATGCGTAGATATCGGGAGGAACACCAGTGGCGAAGGCGGCTTCCTGGGCTGTTTCTGACACTGAGGCGCGAAAGTGTGGGTAGCGAACAGAATTAGATACTCTGGTAGTCCACACCGTAAACGATGGGTACTAGGTATAGGGAGTATCGACCCTCTTTGTGCCGAAGCTAACGCTTTAAGTACCCCGCCTGGGGACTACGGCCGCAAGGCTAAAACTCAAAGGAATTGACGGGGGCCCGCACAAGCAGCGGAGCGTGTGGTTTAATTCGATGCAACACGAAAAACCTTACCAGGGTTTGACATGCTAGAAGTAGGAACCCGAAAGGGGGACGAACTGTTAAGTCAGTAGCTAGCACAGGTGCTGCATGGCTGTCGTCAGCTCGTGCCGTGAGGTGTATGGTTAAGTCCTGCAACGAGCGCAACCCTCGTTGCTAGTTAATTTCTCTAGCGAGACTGCCCCGCAAAACGGGGAGGAAGGTGGGGATGACGTCAAGTCAGCATGGCCCTTATGTCCTGGGCTACACACACGCTACAATGGATGGTACAATGGGTCGCGACATGGCAACATGTAGCTAATCCCCAAAGCCATCCTCAGTTCAGATTGCAGGCTGAAACTCGCCTGCATGAAGTCGGAGTTGCTAGTAACCGCATATCAGAATGTTGCGGTGAATACGTTCTCGGGCCTTGTACACACCGCCCGTCAAGTCATGAAAGCCGGTAACACCTGAAGTCGATAGGCTAACCCGCAAGGGAGGCAGTTGCCGAGGGTGGGACTGGTGATTGGGACTAAGTCGTAACAAGGTAGCCGTAGCGGAAGCTGCGGCTGGATCACCTCCTTTCTAGGGAGAAATGACCCATGGTCAATCTTCCAGGTCGATCTCTGATTCATTCGGAGTTTAACTTTCTTTCTTCCGCTATCCAGGGGTTAAGGGCTGCTTTTTAGATAGTCGCGAACATGAAAAACCGCACTTTGCATATAGTAGCCTATAGCCTGACCATTCTGGCTTGGGCTATTCTTGTTTGTGGGGTTGTTGCATCTATTATCGTTGGGGTGAAAGCGGCTACTCCACTTGCACAGATTACCTTTTTGTTAGGCGGATTTGTACTGTCCGCGCTCAATACTGCACTTTTACTTGGAGCTTCCAAACTGATATACTTACTCATCAATATTGACCAAAACTTGGAAAAAATCCAGGATAGCCTCAAACAGGTTAAACAGTAATCTTCTACACGGGCCACTAGCTCAGTTGGTTAGAGCACAGTCCTGATAAGACTGGGGTCTCTGGTTCGAGTCCAGAGTGGCCCACCATAAAGCTAAAAATGCCGCTGCCAGGCAAAAAATAGGGTTGGTAGATCACAGTCCATATAGTACAACTCACGCACGAGCCAATCGTAGCGTAGAGCACAGTCCATATAAAACACTGTCACATTATACCGAGTATTTTATCGTGGCGTGTCGGGTTGAGGGCAAGTCGCCAAATACACTGGAGGATTATAGCACACGACTAAAGCGGTATATCGGCACTAATGGCGATGTGCCAGCTGACGCTGTCAGTGCCCTCGACATCAGGGCCTACCTGTCAAAATTACAGTCACAGGGGCTGCAGCAAACAACAGTACGCAGCCATTATAAGGTCCTTAAAACTTTTTTTAACTGGTTGATTGCTGAGGAGCTGCTGGACAAAAACCCAATGTCTCACGTTAAACCTCCCAAGCTCCCCAAGAAGATGGTGCATCCTTTCAGTCCGGACGACATCGAGAAGTTGCTTATATTGACATCGGGCAATACTTTCCTCGACGTACGCAACCGAGCAATCATTCTCATGTTCCTTGATACAGGGGTCCGGCTCTCCGAGATGGCAGCTTTTACCCTGGCCGACCTGGACGTAAACTCCGGCCTGATACGCGTCACCGGCAAGGGCAACAAAGAGCGGGTTGTCCGCGTTGGCCAACGGACATTGAAAGCGCTGCTCAGGTATCTGTTGATGCGTGACGATAATTACCCGGCAATGTGGCTTACCGAGGAAGGTACACCGCTGCACCGGGACGGTATCAATATTATGGTTCGCAGATTAACCGCGCGGGCTGGTATTACCAGAGCAAAACGAGGGCCGCATACTTTCAGGCACACCGCGGCGTTAGCTTACTACCGCAACGGCGGTGACATTGATACACTGCAAATCATGCTTGGCCATTCCAGCACCTTGATAACCAGGGAATATCTATCAACCATTGGTGCTGACGATATGATAGCGGTCCATAAAAAGGTGTCCCCAGTTGATAACCTTAAAATACGTTTTTAAAGGCTGGGAATTATCGGCTAATAGAATTACACCATAAAAGGGTTAAAGAGGCGTTGCAAATGATTGTAACGGGGTTAGGTAAGGCGTTAGTTCTGTTCTGTTCTAGTGGATGGTGAAACATGACACAACATAAGTTATAGTGACGTCGGATGTCAAAAAATAAAATTCATTTCCCTTACAGAGCAAGCTTCAAGCTGTTCAGTAACTCAAGTTAAAGGTTAGCGTAAAGGTTGCTTTCGTACCACATGCTCTACGGGGCAGGATTCGAACTTAACGGCTTCTCATGCCTATCTGAGGCTATCTGCTAACGGCTTTTGTAACTATTAACTCATCTGCAAAATCTGATAAGTCAATTGTAAACAATTTGGGATTAGTACCCCCCTACTCAATTTCGCGGATTTGTGCGCGAGGCTGCCCACTCGCCTTTCGTTCTAAACCTGTTGACTTTTGACCGGCCCCCCCCTTCCTTACCTAGCCTGTTTTAAATTAAACACATTGACCTGGTAATGGTGATTTGTTAACCAATGGAAGGGTGGAAGTTGGGACTAATACAAATTATTAGTACATTATTAGGCCATAAAGGCTTATCACCATGGAGAATTTGACTGAATTTAGCTTTGAATATAACACATTTGGGGCTGAAAGTAGCGCATACGGGAGTCTGAGAAAAAACAGAAATGGGTGCTTTTACGTTTGAATCAGTGACAAATGGTTTCGTGTTTAAGCTATCTATTAGCTTTAAATGAACTGGTTATCCGTTGCATTCATCATAATGTCTATCAAGGACGGATGTAGTAGTTACTCAAATATCTTACAATTTCTCTCATCTAGTGTTGGATTAATCTGATCTTTCATATAATTTCATTGTGCCAAAAACGGGAGCCTTTTATGGGTACAATAGTAACAAGGGGCAGGTAATCAACCTGCCCCTTGTGCGTTCTTAAAATATCTTATTTACAGGCCAGAATTGCCCGCTTGACTAGTGTTTTAGCAATCTGTATCTTGTACTTGTTACCTGGATTTGACCCGTTACCCGGCATACCGATGGCGCCAGATACGGCGGCTGCACCAGCAGCTTCGGCATTAGCCTCATCAATGGCTTTGCCCTTGATGGCGTCCTCAGCCTTGGTTGCCCGGTAGGGGTTGTTATGTACGGCATTTAGGCAGATGCGAGCATCCTCCCTACTTATCAAAACTGCACAGTTTACAATTGGAAAGTCAATTGTTTTACGTAATGCAAATTTCTGAAAGGCACTCTTAGTACCAGAGGCAGGAGTTGGGATTTGAATCTCCTTAACGATTTCGTTCGCTGCAAGGATAGTCGAACCAGGCACAGCGTAATCCCAGAAGTTTTCGGCTTCATAAGCATCTTTATTAGTGACAATGATTGCGTTAAGAGCTATGAGGGCAGGTGCTGTATCGCTGGGATTGACAGCGATACAGCCTTGTACAGCACCAAATATTGAGTGATACCTGTTATCACCCATCATGGCAAAGCACATGTTGCCACCTTTTCGGATGCAATCAAAGCGATTATCTGGATTGCGGAAATACCAACAACGGTTGTATTGGCATATGTTGCCTCCAATTGTCCCCATCTCTCTAAGATGTGGTGAGGCTGTCTTGCCAGCTGCTTGGGCAAGAGCCGAATACTTGCTTTGCACATTTGTGTCAGCAGCAATGGCTGAAAGAGGGGTCAGAGCTCCTATTTTAAGAATACCGGTCTCCTCTTTGATGTAAGATAGGGAAGAGATAGTTTTTAGGTTGATAATGGTTTTGGGATACATTGCGCTCGAGAGAACGTCATTTTTCAGACGTCCTAAAAGATCAGTACCTCCAGCGATTGCTTCCGCATTTTCACTTTCCAAAGCCATGGATGCTTCCTCAATTGTATTAGCATTAAAATGCTCAAAGGTTTTCATTCTATCCTCCTATACCTTACCCAAGGCTTTTAATACTTTATCAGGGGTAAGAGGTTTGTCATCAATCCAGACTCCGATAGCATTGAATACGGCGCTCATCACGGCAGCCGAAGTTCCCGCTACTGATTTTTCACCTATTGGCGCAGCACCCATTGGTCCAAGAGGCTCGGGCACCTCGGTAATATTTACAATTGGCATGACATCGTCCACCATAGTAGCCCAGGCGTAACCATCATCAGAGGTGACCAGCGGTGTACCGGTAACCGGATCAATTGGTATAAAAAGCCTATGGGCTCTAGGGATATTGAGGAGTGCTCCTCCCGACACCTGCCCTTCTGCCACCTTTCTATGTATTGCCTTGCCGAGATTATGTGAACTGCAAGCCTCCAAAACGGTAACCTGTCCGGTCTCAGTATCGACTTCCACCTCAACAGCTAATGCCCCTGATGGAAATATGCCACCCCCCCTTCCCCCCGTGTTTGTTTGTACTGCGGGTCCGTAGACATGATTACTAATTACAATGTCGAAGACATAAGGCTTTTGTAAAGCGTCTTTAAATGTAACCTTTTTTGTAGGATCCGCTTTTAATGAGATGACGCTGTCTTTAGACTCTAAATCTTCAGCTTTTACCCCTAAAATATTAGCAGCTCTTTCGAATAGAATCGCCCTTGCTTCTTGAGCAGCTTGGAGTATCGCATGCCCTCCATAAAACAAGGTGGAGCTGCCAAAGGAGCAAGTTGTAAAAGGAGATATATCACTGTCCCCCAATATTACGGTATTTATGTCTTCGTATTTTGCCCCCAGGGCTTCTGCAAGAAGTACGCTTAAACTGGAGCCTATTCCTTGGCCAAAATTGCCTGGAAAACTATTGAATTGAATTGAACCATCGCGCGAGATTTTTAATTCAACAGATTTATCGTTCTTGGTGTGGTGTTTTGTAGCACAAGCTAAGCCTACACCTCGCTTTTTTGAACCTTCGTATGTTTCGCCTTTTCCTGGAGCGTGCCACTTGGTATCCCATCCGATACCATTCATCGCAGCCGTGAAATCTATGTCAAAAACTGAAGATTCCGTTAGAAGTGTATCGTCGTGTGTTTTATCTCCCGGCTGTAAATGATTCTTCAACTTGAACTTCCCCGCATCTATCCCTAATTTTCCAAGTACGCGTTCTATTCCCATCTCAATCGCCCAACAAGTCATCTCTGGGCCATAACTGCGAAAATAGCCACCGACGCCGTTATTGGTCATGCATGTATAAAGGACGAATTTCACGTTAGGACATTTGTAAAAATCTACCAAGGAAGACTGAGCAAAACCAGAGTAAACGGCATGGGTTTCACCATATCCACCGATATCATGATATTGGAGTATTTCCAGTGCAGTGAGGGAGCCATCATCCTTGGCGCCAACTCTTACGCGGATCTTTGCTTTATCCGGCATCGACATACAACTAAAAACCTCTCTTTTAGTGTATGATATCTTGACTGGCATTTTAGCCTTGCGGGATAATAGGGCTGTGATGCAAGCTCTCATCGAGCATTCCTTCAAGTTTGCACCATGGCCTGCACCTGAATAGTTGCTGATTAAATGGATATCAGTTTCGCGTATGCCGAATACCATCGAAAGTATGCTATGCAATGTAAATCCACCTTGTGAACTACTCCATACAGTCAGCTGTTCCCCAAACCATTGTGCTACGGTTGTATCGGTTTCCGGAGAGTGATTGGTTATGATGGGCGTTGATATTATAAAATCAGCCGAAATATCGGCTTCCTTTAAGCCTTGTTCTATGTCCCCTTTGGTAGCAGCGAAACACGGAGTTCCTGACGTTGCCATACCCTGAGCCATAGTAAAAGAATTTCCTGCTTCATAGATCTGTGGTGCATCCGGCTTTAAGGCTTCTATAGGATCTAACACCAGTGGTAATTCTTGATATTCTACCTTGATAAGCTTAACGGCTTCTTCAGCAATCTCAACAGTATCAGCAGCTACAGCGGCAACCGGGTCTCCCACGAATCTCACCTTGTCCACTGCGAACATCAGCCGTGGGGGTGACCAGTAACTATTCATACCATCCGGACGGCAGTCTTTGTGGGTGACTACTGCTCTAACCCCAGGCAATAACTCAGCCTCGGCAGTGTCGATGCTAATGATTTTTGCGTGTGCTAATGGGCTCCTAAGTATTTTACCATGAAGCATTCCTGGGATGTTTACGTCCTG contains the following coding sequences:
- a CDS encoding FAD binding domain-containing protein; this encodes MKTFEHFNANTIEEASMALESENAEAIAGGTDLLGRLKNDVLSSAMYPKTIINLKTISSLSYIKEETGILKIGALTPLSAIAADTNVQSKYSALAQAAGKTASPHLREMGTIGGNICQYNRCWYFRNPDNRFDCIRKGGNMCFAMMGDNRYHSIFGAVQGCIAVNPSDTAPALIALNAIIVTNKDAYEAENFWDYAVPGSTILAANEIVKEIQIPTPASGTKSAFQKFALRKTIDFPIVNCAVLISREDARICLNAVHNNPYRATKAEDAIKGKAIDEANAEAAGAAAVSGAIGMPGNGSNPGNKYKIQIAKTLVKRAILACK
- a CDS encoding xanthine dehydrogenase family protein molybdopterin-binding subunit: MTIVGTSPIVKDARLKVTGQAIYTQDVNIPGMLHGKILRSPLAHAKIISIDTAEAELLPGVRAVVTHKDCRPDGMNSYWSPPRLMFAVDKVRFVGDPVAAVAADTVEIAEEAVKLIKVEYQELPLVLDPIEALKPDAPQIYEAGNSFTMAQGMATSGTPCFAATKGDIEQGLKEADISADFIISTPIITNHSPETDTTVAQWFGEQLTVWSSSQGGFTLHSILSMVFGIRETDIHLISNYSGAGHGANLKECSMRACITALLSRKAKMPVKISYTKREVFSCMSMPDKAKIRVRVGAKDDGSLTALEILQYHDIGGYGETHAVYSGFAQSSLVDFYKCPNVKFVLYTCMTNNGVGGYFRSYGPEMTCWAIEMGIERVLGKLGIDAGKFKLKNHLQPGDKTHDDTLLTESSVFDIDFTAAMNGIGWDTKWHAPGKGETYEGSKKRGVGLACATKHHTKNDKSVELKISRDGSIQFNSFPGNFGQGIGSSLSVLLAEALGAKYEDINTVILGDSDISPFTTCSFGSSTLFYGGHAILQAAQEARAILFERAANILGVKAEDLESKDSVISLKADPTKKVTFKDALQKPYVFDIVISNHVYGPAVQTNTGGRGGGIFPSGALAVEVEVDTETGQVTVLEACSSHNLGKAIHRKVAEGQVSGGALLNIPRAHRLFIPIDPVTGTPLVTSDDGYAWATMVDDVMPIVNITEVPEPLGPMGAAPIGEKSVAGTSAAVMSAVFNAIGVWIDDKPLTPDKVLKALGKV